A region of Cucumis melo cultivar AY chromosome 2, USDA_Cmelo_AY_1.0, whole genome shotgun sequence DNA encodes the following proteins:
- the LOC103487216 gene encoding endoribonuclease Dicer homolog 2 isoform X2, translating into MASNMETENEQLVADPLSFARSYQLEGLEKALKQNTIVFLETGSGKTLIAIMLLRSFAHQLRKPSPFVAVFLVPQVVLVTQQAEALKMHTDLSVGLYYGDMGIDFWDGAIWKREIEKHEVLVMTPAILLNGLRHSFFHISMIKVLVLDECHHARGKHPYACIMTEFYHQQLSLGKSDLPRIFGMTASPIKSKGGNSELNYWQYIQELESLLNSKVYTVSSESELANFVPVSTPKFKFYIRKDIPYALYEQLANALKVLKSKHEQSLENSDLNPSKVEPTRKRISKAFLALMYCLDELGLWLTWKAAETLSWMEDDFSPWETLDIFGEAIVKSFCSDALKLLANPLKSGCSYGSIGDNVEADMAAGLMTPKVVCLIASLLEYRSIEDIRCIVFVERIVSAVALQTLLSLLLPKHTCWKTKYIAGSTSGLQTQSKKKQNEIVEEFRCGKVNIIVATSILEEGLDVQSCNLVIRFDPSSTVCSFIQSRGRARMKNSDYILMVKSGDSATLSRLQRYLASGEIMRNESLCHASLPCLPFRSAYDEESYFVESTGAIVTLSSSVGLIYFYCSRLPSDCYFKPTPRWDKETCTLYLPKSSPLQTFSSKDDAKYSKQSACLEACKQLHKYGALTDNLVPQMVAEESVAQEIGNKPLDDEQPIYVPPEFVHCCPHNSSVVYHCYLIELKQNFHYDISAHNIVLAMRTELEFEVQSMCHDLDVDRGSFDVNFKYVGIIKLSPEQVLLSRQFQRTIFRALLNHTWTNKLSENNEIYLGDGPKVDYLLLPSTGVELISWEIVLSVLFSSREYCVHRGISSSKGLAYDVQTKSGLVCICRLQNSLVYTPHNGHVYCITSVLSELNGNSSLKIRKNEMMAYKEYYKVRHGIDLYFEKQPLLRGKKIFPVHNYLKRFRKHKEEGESRNSLVELPPELCSIIMSPISVNTLYSYSFLPSIMHRLESMLIASNLKKLNTDHCMQNDIPTTKVLEAITTKNCQEKFHLESLETLGDSFLKYATGQHLFRTFQNDHEGLLSLKKDRIVSNAALCRLGCEHKISGFVRDEAFDPQKWDIPGDTHEVSQLREVVLSSGRKVYVRRKRKIKGKRIADVVEALIGAYLSTGGERAAIQFLNRIGIELNFDFVPYERPFRVDAHKLINVGHVESLLKYTFNDRSLLLEALTHGSYMLPEIPRCYQRLEFLGDSVLDYAITVHLYNKYPGMTPELLTDMRSASVNNDCYSRTALKAQLHKSILHCSHDLHKHISSTLHNFEMLSSEATYGWESEISFPKVLGDVIESLAGAIYVDSGYDKEKVFGCIRPLLEPLVSPETLKKHPRRELNELCQKEKYNLKKTVTSRVNGRSHVTVEVEVNGRIFKHTAISLDRETGKKVASKEVLKSLKESYPMVHK; encoded by the exons ATGGCGTCGAATATGGAAACCGAGAATGAACAGCTAGTGGCTGATCCTTTGTCATTTGCCAGAAG TTACCAGTTGGAAGGATTGGAAAAAGCACTTAAACAGAACACGATAGTGTTTTTAGAAACTGGCTCTGGGAAAACTTTGATTGCCATCATGCTTTTGCGCAGCTTTGCTCATCAACTACGCAAACCTTCACCCTTCGTTGCTGTTTTCTTAGTTCCACAAGTTGTTTTGGTTACTCAA CAAGCTGAAGCTTTGAAGATGCATACCGACTTGAGCGTTGGTTTGTATTATGGAGATATGGGGATAGACTTTTGGGATGGTGCAATTTGGAAGCGAGAAATAGAAAAACATGAG GTGCTTGTGATGACTCCTGCAATTTTGCTAAATGGCTTGAGGCATAGCTTCTTTCATATAAGCATGATAAAGGTCTTAGTATTGGATGAATGCCATCATGCCAGAGGCAAACACCCCTATGCTTGTATTATGACG GAGTTCTATCACCAACAGTTATCTCTTGGTAAATCTGATCTTCCTAGAATATTTGGAATGACTGCTTCTCCTATAAAGTCAAAGG GTGGCAATTCGGAGTTGAATTATTGGCAATATATACAAGAACTTGAGTCCTTGTTGAATTCAAAG GTGTATACTGTTTCTAGTGAATCAGAGCTGGCTAATTTTGTGCCCGTTTCAACTCCGAAGTTTAAATTCTATATTCGCAAGGACATTCCATATGCATTATATGAGCAATTAGCAAACGCATTGAAGGTTTTGAAATCAAAG CATGAACAATCCCTGGAGAATTCAGATCTCAATCCTTCCAAGGTAGAACCAACTAGAAAACGGATATCAAAAGCGTTTTTGGCTTTGATGTATTGCTTAGATGAACTGGGTCTTTGGTTAACCTGGAAG GCTGCTGAAACTTTATCGTGGATGGAAGATGATTTTTCTCCATGGGAAACACTGGATATTTTTGGTGAGGCAATAGTGAAAAGCTTCTGTTCCGATGCCTTGAAGCTACTTGCTAACCCTTTAAAATCAG GATGTTCCTATGGGTCTATTGGTGACAATGTTGAGGCTGATATGGCTGCAGGTCTTATGACTCCAAAAGTTGTCTGTCTCATTGCATCCCTGCTTGAATACAG GTCTATTGAGGATATAAGATGTATAGTATTTGTCGAAAGAATTGTTTCTGCTGTGGCTCTTCAAACTCTACTGAGCTTATTGCTCCCAAAACACACTTGCTGGAAAACCAAATATATAGCTGGATCGACCTCTGGTTTGCAAACCCAGtcaaagaagaaacaaaatgaaattgTGGAAGAGTTCCGTTGTGGCAAG GTCAACATCATTGTTGCAACCTCAATTCTTGAAGAGGGCTTGGATGTCCAAAGTTGCAATTTAGTTATACGATTTGACCCATCATCCACAGTATGTAGCTTCATACAATCAAGAGGTCGTGCAAGGATGAAAAATTCAGATTACATCTTGATGGTAAAGAG TGGGGATTCCGCCACTCTCTCTCGACTTCAAAGATATCTTGCTAGTGGTGAAATTATGAGAAATGAATCTTTATGTCACGCCTCTCTGCCCTGCTTACCTTTTAGAAGTGCTTATGACGAGGAATCCTATTTTGTTGAAAGCACTGGTGCAATTGTGACTCTAAGTTCCAGTGTTGGCTTGATATACTTCTATTGCTCTCGCTTGCCTTCTGATTG TTATTTTAAGCCTACGCCAAGATGGGATAAGGAAACTTGCACCTTATATCTTCCGAAGAGCTCTCCTTTGcagaccttttccagtaaagaTGATGCTAAATATTCCAAGCAAAGCGCTTGCTTAGAAGCATGTAAACAACTTCATAAGTATGGTGCTTTGACAGATAATCTTGTCCCTCAAATGGTTGCTGAGGAATCTGTAGCGCAAGAAATTG GGAATAAACCACTTGATGATGAACAACCAATATATGTTCCGCCAGAATTTGTGCATTGTTGTCCCCATAATTCCAGTGTAGTGTATCATTGCTACCTGATTGAATTAAAGCAGAACTTCCATTATGATATATCAGCACACAATATTGTGCTAGCCATGAGAACTGAGCTTGAATTTGAAGTCCAAAGCATGTGTCATGACTTGGACGTTGACAGAGGAAGCTTTGATGTGAATTTCAAGTATGTAGGCATTATTAAGCTTAGCCCAGAGCAG GTTCTTTTATCTAGACAGTTCCAACGTACAATTTTCAGAGCTTTGTTGAACCATACATGGACCAACAAGTTGAGTGAAAATAACGAGATTTATTTGGGAGATGGTCCTAAAGTTGATTATCTTCTGCTCCCTTCAACTGGTGTTGAACTGATTAGCTGGGAGATTGTTCTGTCTGTATTGTTTTCATCTCGAGAATATTGTGTACATCGTGGTATTTCCTCATCCAAGGGCCTTGCTTATGATGTACAGACCAAAAGTGGACTTGTTTGCATTTGCAGACTCCAGAATTCTTTGGTGTATACTCCTCACAATGGTCATGTATATTGCATAACGAGTGTTTTGAGTGAACTGAATGGAAACTCATCACTCAAGAttagaaaaaatgaaatgatgGCTTACAAGGAGTATTACAAAGTGCG TCACGGCATTGACTTGTATTTTGAGAAACAGCCATTACTTCGTGGGAAAAAAATCTTTCCAGTGCATAACTACCTTAAGAGATTTAGGAAACACAAGGAGGAGGGAG AATCAAGAAACTCATTAGTTGAACTGCCACCTGAACTTTGTTCTATAATAATGTCCCCCATATCCGTCAACACCCTTTATTCATATTCATTTCTTCCTTCTATTATGCACCGACTTGAATCGATGCTAATAGCCAGCAACTTGAAAAAGTTGAATACGgatcattgcatgcaaaatgATATTCCAACCACAAAg GTGTTGGAAGCAATAACAACAAAAAATTGCCAAGAGAAATTTCATCTAGAATCCCTTGAGACCCTTGGTGATTCGTTTCTTAAATATGCAACCGGTCAACATCTTTTTAGAACTTTTCAAAATGATCATGAGGGCCTTCTTAGTTTGAAGAAAGATAGGATAGTTTCTAATGCTGCTCTCTGTAGGCTTGGATGTGAACACAAAATTTCG GGATTTGTTCGAGATGAGGCTTTTGATCCTCAAAAGTGGGATATTCCTGGTGATACACATGAAGTTTCCCAATTAAGAGAGGTAGTCCTTTCTAGTGGGAGAAAGGTTTATGTtcggagaaaaagaaagataaagggTAAGAGGATAGCTGACGTTGTTGAGGCTCTAATTGGTGCCTATCTTAGCACTGGTGGAGAAAGGGCAGCGATACAGTTTCTAAATCGGATTGGTATAGAActtaattttgattttgtaCCCTATGAGAGACCTTTTAGAGTTGATGCGCATAAGCTCATTAATGTTGGACATGTAGAGTCCCTGCTAAAATACACATTCAACGATCGCTCATTGTTGTTAGAAGCATTGACTCATGGTTCATACATGCTTCCTGAGATTCCAAGATGTTATCAG CGACTGGAATTTCTTGGAGACTCAGTATTGGATTATGCAATTACTGTGCATTTATACAACAAATACCCCGGAATGACACCTGAATTGTTGACTGACATGAGGTCTGCATCTGTGAACAATGATTGCTATTCACGAACTGCATTAAAGGCTCAGTTGCACAAAAGCATACTACATTGTTCTCATGATCTCCATAAACATATTAGTTCGACCCTTCATAATTTTGAGATGTTATCTTCAGAAGCAACC
- the LOC103487216 gene encoding endoribonuclease Dicer homolog 2 isoform X3 — MASNMETENEQLVADPLSFARSYQLEGLEKALKQNTIVFLETGSGKTLIAIMLLRSFAHQLRKPSPFVAVFLVPQVVLVTQQAEALKMHTDLSVGLYYGDMGIDFWDGAIWKREIEKHEVLVMTPAILLNGLRHSFFHISMIKVLVLDECHHARGKHPYACIMTEFYHQQLSLGKSDLPRIFGMTASPIKSKGGNSELNYWQYIQELESLLNSKVYTVSSESELANFVPVSTPKFKFYIRKDIPYALYEQLANALKVLKSKHEQSLENSDLNPSKVEPTRKRISKAFLALMYCLDELGLWLTWKAAETLSWMEDDFSPWETLDIFGEAIVKSFCSDALKLLANPLKSGCSYGSIGDNVEADMAAGLMTPKVVCLIASLLEYRSIEDIRCIVFVERIVSAVALQTLLSLLLPKHTCWKTKYIAGSTSGLQTQSKKKQNEIVEEFRCGKVNIIVATSILEEGLDVQSCNLVIRFDPSSTVCSFIQSRGRARMKNSDYILMVKSGDSATLSRLQRYLASGEIMRNESLCHASLPCLPFRSAYDEESYFVESTGAIVTLSSSVGLIYFYCSRLPSDCYFKPTPRWDKETCTLYLPKSSPLQTFSSKDDAKYSKQSACLEACKQLHKYGALTDNLVPQMVAEESVAQEIGNKPLDDEQPIYVPPEFVHCCPHNSSVVYHCYLIELKQNFHYDISAHNIVLAMRTELEFEVQSMCHDLDVDRGSFDVNFKYVGIIKLSPEQVLLSRQFQRTIFRALLNHTWTNKLSENNEIYLGDGPKVDYLLLPSTGVELISWEIVLSVLFSSREYCVHRGISSSKGLAYDVQTKSGLVCICRLQNSLVYTPHNGHVYCITSVLSELNGNSSLKIRKNEMMAYKEYYKVRHGIDLYFEKQPLLRGKKIFPVHNYLKRFRKHKEEGESRNSLVELPPELCSIIMSPISVNTLYSYSFLPSIMHRLESMLIASNLKKLNTDHCMQNDIPTTKWAIINTLLYAIFIQVLEAITTKNCQEKFHLESLETLGDSFLKYATGQHLFRTFQNDHEGLLSLKKDRIVSNAALCRLGCEHKISGFVRDEAFDPQKWDIPGDTHEVSQLREVVLSSGRKVYVRRKRKIKGKRIADVVEALIGAYLSTGGERAAIQFLNRIESLLKYTFNDRSLLLEALTHGSYMLPEIPRCYQRLEFLGDSVLDYAITVHLYNKYPGMTPELLTDMRSASVNNDCYSRTALKAQLHKSILHCSHDLHKHISSTLHNFEMLSSEATYGWESEISFPKVLGDVIESLAGAIYVDSGYDKEKVFGCIRPLLEPLVSPETLKKHPRRELNELCQKEKYNLKKTVTSRVNGRSHVTVEVEVNGRIFKHTAISLDRETGKKVASKEVLKSLKESYPMVHK; from the exons ATGGCGTCGAATATGGAAACCGAGAATGAACAGCTAGTGGCTGATCCTTTGTCATTTGCCAGAAG TTACCAGTTGGAAGGATTGGAAAAAGCACTTAAACAGAACACGATAGTGTTTTTAGAAACTGGCTCTGGGAAAACTTTGATTGCCATCATGCTTTTGCGCAGCTTTGCTCATCAACTACGCAAACCTTCACCCTTCGTTGCTGTTTTCTTAGTTCCACAAGTTGTTTTGGTTACTCAA CAAGCTGAAGCTTTGAAGATGCATACCGACTTGAGCGTTGGTTTGTATTATGGAGATATGGGGATAGACTTTTGGGATGGTGCAATTTGGAAGCGAGAAATAGAAAAACATGAG GTGCTTGTGATGACTCCTGCAATTTTGCTAAATGGCTTGAGGCATAGCTTCTTTCATATAAGCATGATAAAGGTCTTAGTATTGGATGAATGCCATCATGCCAGAGGCAAACACCCCTATGCTTGTATTATGACG GAGTTCTATCACCAACAGTTATCTCTTGGTAAATCTGATCTTCCTAGAATATTTGGAATGACTGCTTCTCCTATAAAGTCAAAGG GTGGCAATTCGGAGTTGAATTATTGGCAATATATACAAGAACTTGAGTCCTTGTTGAATTCAAAG GTGTATACTGTTTCTAGTGAATCAGAGCTGGCTAATTTTGTGCCCGTTTCAACTCCGAAGTTTAAATTCTATATTCGCAAGGACATTCCATATGCATTATATGAGCAATTAGCAAACGCATTGAAGGTTTTGAAATCAAAG CATGAACAATCCCTGGAGAATTCAGATCTCAATCCTTCCAAGGTAGAACCAACTAGAAAACGGATATCAAAAGCGTTTTTGGCTTTGATGTATTGCTTAGATGAACTGGGTCTTTGGTTAACCTGGAAG GCTGCTGAAACTTTATCGTGGATGGAAGATGATTTTTCTCCATGGGAAACACTGGATATTTTTGGTGAGGCAATAGTGAAAAGCTTCTGTTCCGATGCCTTGAAGCTACTTGCTAACCCTTTAAAATCAG GATGTTCCTATGGGTCTATTGGTGACAATGTTGAGGCTGATATGGCTGCAGGTCTTATGACTCCAAAAGTTGTCTGTCTCATTGCATCCCTGCTTGAATACAG GTCTATTGAGGATATAAGATGTATAGTATTTGTCGAAAGAATTGTTTCTGCTGTGGCTCTTCAAACTCTACTGAGCTTATTGCTCCCAAAACACACTTGCTGGAAAACCAAATATATAGCTGGATCGACCTCTGGTTTGCAAACCCAGtcaaagaagaaacaaaatgaaattgTGGAAGAGTTCCGTTGTGGCAAG GTCAACATCATTGTTGCAACCTCAATTCTTGAAGAGGGCTTGGATGTCCAAAGTTGCAATTTAGTTATACGATTTGACCCATCATCCACAGTATGTAGCTTCATACAATCAAGAGGTCGTGCAAGGATGAAAAATTCAGATTACATCTTGATGGTAAAGAG TGGGGATTCCGCCACTCTCTCTCGACTTCAAAGATATCTTGCTAGTGGTGAAATTATGAGAAATGAATCTTTATGTCACGCCTCTCTGCCCTGCTTACCTTTTAGAAGTGCTTATGACGAGGAATCCTATTTTGTTGAAAGCACTGGTGCAATTGTGACTCTAAGTTCCAGTGTTGGCTTGATATACTTCTATTGCTCTCGCTTGCCTTCTGATTG TTATTTTAAGCCTACGCCAAGATGGGATAAGGAAACTTGCACCTTATATCTTCCGAAGAGCTCTCCTTTGcagaccttttccagtaaagaTGATGCTAAATATTCCAAGCAAAGCGCTTGCTTAGAAGCATGTAAACAACTTCATAAGTATGGTGCTTTGACAGATAATCTTGTCCCTCAAATGGTTGCTGAGGAATCTGTAGCGCAAGAAATTG GGAATAAACCACTTGATGATGAACAACCAATATATGTTCCGCCAGAATTTGTGCATTGTTGTCCCCATAATTCCAGTGTAGTGTATCATTGCTACCTGATTGAATTAAAGCAGAACTTCCATTATGATATATCAGCACACAATATTGTGCTAGCCATGAGAACTGAGCTTGAATTTGAAGTCCAAAGCATGTGTCATGACTTGGACGTTGACAGAGGAAGCTTTGATGTGAATTTCAAGTATGTAGGCATTATTAAGCTTAGCCCAGAGCAG GTTCTTTTATCTAGACAGTTCCAACGTACAATTTTCAGAGCTTTGTTGAACCATACATGGACCAACAAGTTGAGTGAAAATAACGAGATTTATTTGGGAGATGGTCCTAAAGTTGATTATCTTCTGCTCCCTTCAACTGGTGTTGAACTGATTAGCTGGGAGATTGTTCTGTCTGTATTGTTTTCATCTCGAGAATATTGTGTACATCGTGGTATTTCCTCATCCAAGGGCCTTGCTTATGATGTACAGACCAAAAGTGGACTTGTTTGCATTTGCAGACTCCAGAATTCTTTGGTGTATACTCCTCACAATGGTCATGTATATTGCATAACGAGTGTTTTGAGTGAACTGAATGGAAACTCATCACTCAAGAttagaaaaaatgaaatgatgGCTTACAAGGAGTATTACAAAGTGCG TCACGGCATTGACTTGTATTTTGAGAAACAGCCATTACTTCGTGGGAAAAAAATCTTTCCAGTGCATAACTACCTTAAGAGATTTAGGAAACACAAGGAGGAGGGAG AATCAAGAAACTCATTAGTTGAACTGCCACCTGAACTTTGTTCTATAATAATGTCCCCCATATCCGTCAACACCCTTTATTCATATTCATTTCTTCCTTCTATTATGCACCGACTTGAATCGATGCTAATAGCCAGCAACTTGAAAAAGTTGAATACGgatcattgcatgcaaaatgATATTCCAACCACAAAg TGGGCTATTATCAACACACTTTTATATGCAATTTTCATTCAG GTGTTGGAAGCAATAACAACAAAAAATTGCCAAGAGAAATTTCATCTAGAATCCCTTGAGACCCTTGGTGATTCGTTTCTTAAATATGCAACCGGTCAACATCTTTTTAGAACTTTTCAAAATGATCATGAGGGCCTTCTTAGTTTGAAGAAAGATAGGATAGTTTCTAATGCTGCTCTCTGTAGGCTTGGATGTGAACACAAAATTTCG GGATTTGTTCGAGATGAGGCTTTTGATCCTCAAAAGTGGGATATTCCTGGTGATACACATGAAGTTTCCCAATTAAGAGAGGTAGTCCTTTCTAGTGGGAGAAAGGTTTATGTtcggagaaaaagaaagataaagggTAAGAGGATAGCTGACGTTGTTGAGGCTCTAATTGGTGCCTATCTTAGCACTGGTGGAGAAAGGGCAGCGATACAGTTTCTAAATCGGATTG AGTCCCTGCTAAAATACACATTCAACGATCGCTCATTGTTGTTAGAAGCATTGACTCATGGTTCATACATGCTTCCTGAGATTCCAAGATGTTATCAG CGACTGGAATTTCTTGGAGACTCAGTATTGGATTATGCAATTACTGTGCATTTATACAACAAATACCCCGGAATGACACCTGAATTGTTGACTGACATGAGGTCTGCATCTGTGAACAATGATTGCTATTCACGAACTGCATTAAAGGCTCAGTTGCACAAAAGCATACTACATTGTTCTCATGATCTCCATAAACATATTAGTTCGACCCTTCATAATTTTGAGATGTTATCTTCAGAAGCAACC